Proteins from one Mucilaginibacter jinjuensis genomic window:
- a CDS encoding sensor histidine kinase, with translation MSEPSTHKFKKSISVLVLIHILIWTVIAVVLFVYQPLSWNIAIPIQLWIKQAIVLALLIISYYVNANLFVPKFLLQNRTRDFFILLILLVGFVLFINSWMDPWLHIPQLMDKAFHQHGPPHPRDHKRDFSVLMLTMTSLVLGISTSVTAIQKWQSDQQRRQELEQEKTTSELSFLKAQINPHFFFNTLNNIYALTVVDVEASREAIHKLSRMMRYLLYETQQDTTFLSKEIGFIKDYIELMKLRLTDRVTLQFIYPENLKDEQIAPMLFLPFVENAFKHGISSTDPSNITIVITQNDGLLSMNVSNTIFDDPQVQVEGDSGIGLNNTRRRLDLIYPNHHTLIIERTADDQYNVKLTLNLS, from the coding sequence ATGTCAGAACCATCGACCCATAAATTCAAGAAGTCTATCTCCGTACTGGTGCTCATTCATATTTTAATATGGACGGTAATAGCGGTGGTGCTGTTTGTGTATCAACCCTTGTCGTGGAATATTGCCATCCCCATTCAATTATGGATAAAGCAGGCTATTGTATTGGCATTGCTTATTATATCATACTATGTTAATGCCAACCTGTTTGTACCAAAGTTTCTGCTGCAAAACCGGACCCGCGATTTTTTTATCCTGTTAATACTGCTTGTAGGCTTTGTTTTATTTATTAATAGCTGGATGGATCCCTGGCTACATATCCCGCAGTTAATGGATAAAGCTTTCCATCAGCACGGTCCGCCTCATCCGCGTGATCATAAACGGGATTTTTCTGTACTGATGCTTACCATGACTTCATTGGTTCTGGGAATCAGTACCAGTGTTACAGCCATCCAAAAATGGCAGTCGGATCAGCAACGCAGACAGGAACTGGAGCAGGAGAAAACAACATCCGAGCTATCGTTCCTGAAAGCGCAAATCAATCCCCATTTCTTTTTTAATACCCTGAATAATATTTATGCCCTTACGGTGGTTGATGTAGAAGCATCGCGCGAGGCTATCCATAAACTGTCGCGCATGATGCGTTACCTGTTGTATGAAACGCAGCAGGATACCACTTTTTTAAGTAAAGAAATCGGGTTTATTAAAGACTACATCGAACTGATGAAACTACGTTTGACCGACAGGGTAACGCTGCAATTTATTTATCCCGAAAACTTAAAGGACGAGCAAATTGCCCCAATGCTTTTTTTACCTTTTGTTGAAAATGCTTTTAAACACGGTATAAGCTCTACCGATCCAAGCAATATTACCATTGTGATAACGCAGAACGATGGCCTGCTCAGTATGAATGTAAGCAACACTATTTTCGATGACCCGCAGGTACAGGTAGAAGGCGATAGTGGCATAGGTTTAAACAATACCCGCCGCAGGCTGGATCTGATCTACCCCAATCATCACACCCTAATCATTGAACGCACTGCTGATGATCAATATAATGTTAAACTAACGCTCAACTTATCATGA
- a CDS encoding linear amide C-N hydrolase, with translation MNHQLLQKSAIVLLFLMIVSQTIDSVACTRVMYQGPNGTVITARSMDWSDDIASNLWIFPRGMARSGEAGPNSLKWKSKYGSVITSGYDICSTDGMNEKGLVANLLWLAESQYEKYDGKKPGLAISAWVQYVLDNFQTVNEAVNELAKQHFTVVTANVPGTDRMANLHLAISDPSGDNAIFEYVNGKLDIHHNKAYQVMTNSPIFEKQLALNEYWKEIGGTTMLPGTNRAADRFVRASFYVHAIPQTDNIHIATASMFSVIRNCSVPYGITTPGQPNISSTRWRTVSDQKNLVYYFENVLSPNTFWVDLKKVDFAATASVKRLAVSKGEIYAGETSKDFKVTKAFQFAGL, from the coding sequence ATGAATCATCAATTACTACAAAAATCGGCCATCGTATTATTGTTCTTAATGATAGTTTCTCAAACTATCGACTCCGTTGCCTGTACCCGGGTAATGTATCAGGGCCCAAACGGCACGGTAATTACCGCGCGTTCAATGGACTGGAGCGATGATATAGCCAGCAACCTTTGGATCTTCCCACGGGGTATGGCACGCAGCGGCGAGGCCGGACCGAATTCTCTTAAATGGAAATCAAAATACGGTAGTGTAATTACATCGGGTTATGACATTTGCAGCACCGATGGCATGAACGAAAAAGGCCTGGTTGCCAATCTGCTCTGGCTGGCCGAATCGCAGTACGAAAAATACGACGGCAAAAAACCAGGGCTTGCTATATCTGCCTGGGTACAATATGTGCTGGATAACTTTCAAACGGTTAATGAGGCTGTTAACGAACTGGCCAAACAGCATTTCACTGTAGTTACAGCCAATGTGCCAGGAACCGACCGCATGGCCAATCTGCACCTCGCCATTTCAGATCCATCGGGCGATAATGCCATCTTCGAATACGTCAACGGCAAACTCGACATCCACCACAACAAGGCTTACCAGGTGATGACCAATTCGCCCATATTTGAAAAACAACTGGCCTTAAATGAATACTGGAAAGAAATTGGCGGCACTACCATGCTGCCTGGCACCAACCGCGCCGCCGACCGTTTTGTGCGTGCATCATTTTACGTTCATGCCATTCCGCAAACAGATAATATCCATATTGCAACAGCCAGCATGTTTAGCGTGATCAGGAATTGTTCTGTGCCTTATGGCATCACCACGCCCGGCCAGCCCAATATATCAAGTACCCGCTGGCGCACCGTATCTGATCAGAAAAATCTGGTCTATTACTTCGAAAACGTACTAAGCCCCAATACCTTTTGGGTTGATTTAAAAAAGGTTGATTTTGCAGCAACTGCCAGTGTAAAAAGGCTTGCTGTTTCTAAAGGGGAGATTTACGCCGGCGAAACGAGTAAGGATTTTAAGGTTACTAAGGCGTTTCAGTTTGCAGGGCTGTAG
- a CDS encoding carboxylesterase/lipase family protein: MKKLFTLFFAFILAGIFIAFKRNSDSPLPPTVKTEQGLVSGVKSSSGDVMAFKGIPFAAPPIGNLRWKAPQPAIHWEGVRKCDDFGPSPMQPAPKLFFVWTNEFLIPEAPISEDCLYLNVWTKTASTHKKPVLVWIYGGGFGTGGAGVPIYDGEAMARKDVVFVSFNYRVGVFGFFAHPELSKESLIHSSGNYGLMDQIAALKWVKKNIAAFGGDPDNVTIAGQSAGSMSVNCLVASPKAKGLFQQAIAESGSMMISNQNKKMIDLNTAEAQGVVAAKGAEVTSLQDLRALSSQQLLEKVKGQFGPIADVYNILPEPVYQIFAEKKENKIPVIVGWNADEGIVPNLKNKEDYIKQLRADYGARANDVLKYYPAGTDEEAANSQVQLNRDVTFALSGYQWAKLQSSRRDKPVYVYNFTRRPPAEGEYIKYKSFHTAEVAYALDDLKFLDRPWQPVDHQLSKTMSDYWVNFARNGDPNGKGLPQWPQFNEKTNQVIVLGDKVSVQTILDKERLDFMLKLLNRTLEEIKQ; this comes from the coding sequence ATGAAAAAACTTTTTACTCTGTTCTTCGCATTTATTTTAGCCGGTATTTTTATTGCTTTTAAGCGAAATAGTGATTCGCCTTTGCCGCCAACTGTAAAGACAGAACAAGGCCTGGTATCGGGGGTAAAAAGCTCATCGGGGGATGTGATGGCCTTTAAAGGAATCCCTTTCGCTGCGCCGCCAATTGGTAATTTGCGGTGGAAAGCACCGCAACCAGCCATACATTGGGAAGGTGTACGTAAGTGTGATGACTTTGGCCCAAGCCCAATGCAGCCTGCGCCTAAACTGTTTTTTGTGTGGACGAACGAGTTCCTGATTCCCGAAGCACCGATTAGTGAGGATTGCCTTTATTTAAATGTGTGGACCAAAACGGCCAGTACGCACAAAAAGCCTGTGCTGGTGTGGATTTACGGTGGTGGTTTTGGTACCGGTGGTGCGGGTGTACCCATTTATGATGGCGAGGCAATGGCACGTAAGGACGTGGTATTTGTATCATTCAATTACAGGGTAGGGGTATTCGGCTTTTTTGCGCACCCGGAATTGAGTAAAGAGTCGCTGATCCATAGTTCGGGTAATTATGGTTTGATGGACCAGATTGCTGCATTGAAATGGGTGAAGAAAAACATCGCAGCGTTTGGCGGCGACCCGGATAATGTGACCATTGCTGGGCAGTCGGCAGGATCAATGAGTGTGAATTGTTTGGTGGCTTCGCCGAAGGCTAAAGGATTATTTCAGCAGGCTATTGCCGAAAGCGGTTCGATGATGATCAGCAACCAGAACAAAAAAATGATAGACCTCAACACAGCCGAAGCACAAGGCGTGGTGGCGGCCAAAGGCGCAGAGGTAACTTCGCTGCAGGATCTGCGGGCCTTATCATCACAACAACTGTTAGAAAAGGTAAAAGGCCAGTTCGGGCCAATTGCCGATGTTTATAATATATTGCCCGAACCCGTTTACCAGATCTTTGCCGAAAAGAAGGAAAATAAGATCCCGGTAATTGTGGGCTGGAACGCCGATGAGGGTATTGTGCCTAACCTTAAAAATAAAGAAGATTATATTAAGCAACTGCGTGCCGATTACGGTGCCCGTGCTAATGATGTATTAAAATATTATCCTGCCGGTACAGATGAAGAGGCAGCCAACTCTCAGGTACAATTAAACCGCGATGTTACTTTTGCTTTATCGGGCTACCAATGGGCCAAGTTGCAAAGCAGCCGAAGGGATAAACCGGTGTATGTTTACAATTTTACCCGCAGGCCACCGGCTGAGGGCGAGTACATTAAATACAAATCGTTCCACACGGCAGAGGTAGCTTATGCGCTGGATGACCTGAAGTTCCTCGATCGCCCATGGCAGCCGGTTGATCATCAGTTGAGCAAAACTATGTCAGACTACTGGGTTAACTTCGCCCGTAATGGCGACCCTAACGGTAAAGGGTTACCGCAATGGCCTCAGTTTAATGAGAAAACTAACCAGGTAATTGTTTTGGGTGATAAAGTATCAGTGCAGACGATACTGGATAAGGAGCGGTTGGATTTTATGCTGAAGTTGTTGAACAGGACTTTGGAGGAGATAAAGCAATAA
- a CDS encoding LytR/AlgR family response regulator transcription factor gives MILNCIAVDDEPLALGLVSSFIEQTPFLNLKGRLSSAVEALKVLNDEDIDLLFLDIQMPNLNGIELARVLDSRVNKPRIIFTTAYNQFALEGYKVDALDYLLKPFNYEEFLRAAQKALKYKELINKPAEEPKQEDEYLFIKVEYQLVRVALNDILYIEGLKDYVKIWLKSAPKPLLSLTSLKALEEKLSSRRFMRVHRSFIVSLDQINSVTRNTLQIGDINISVGEQYKDAFNGFISKWG, from the coding sequence ATGATACTAAATTGCATCGCCGTTGATGATGAACCTCTGGCATTGGGCCTGGTGAGTTCGTTTATTGAGCAAACACCTTTTCTTAATCTCAAAGGCCGCCTCTCGAGCGCGGTAGAAGCTTTAAAGGTTTTGAATGATGAAGATATAGACCTGCTGTTCCTTGATATACAAATGCCTAACCTCAACGGCATTGAGCTGGCCCGTGTGCTGGATAGCCGTGTTAATAAACCCCGCATTATTTTCACCACGGCCTACAACCAGTTTGCTTTAGAAGGGTACAAGGTTGATGCCTTGGATTACCTGCTGAAACCCTTTAACTACGAGGAATTTCTCCGAGCCGCCCAAAAAGCCCTCAAATACAAAGAACTGATTAACAAACCCGCCGAAGAACCCAAGCAGGAAGATGAATACCTTTTCATCAAGGTAGAATACCAGTTAGTCCGCGTAGCGTTGAATGATATTTTATATATAGAAGGCCTTAAAGATTATGTAAAGATCTGGCTCAAAAGCGCACCAAAGCCTTTGTTATCGCTCACTAGCCTCAAGGCCCTCGAAGAGAAACTATCATCCCGTCGCTTTATGCGCGTACACCGCTCGTTCATCGTATCGCTTGATCAGATTAATTCTGTTACCCGAAATACCCTGCAAATAGGTGATATCAACATCAGTGTTGGCGAGCAGTATAAGGATGCTTTTAATGGATTTATTAGTAAATGGGGGTGA
- a CDS encoding YtxH domain-containing protein, which translates to MNLLKYIAIGAAVAYGISYVVKKNESEGKSLIDELADKAPDLVDKLKSYAKDALEQITDKAKEAKASF; encoded by the coding sequence ATGAACCTATTAAAATATATTGCCATTGGCGCAGCAGTTGCGTACGGCATTAGTTATGTAGTTAAAAAGAACGAAAGCGAAGGCAAATCATTAATTGACGAACTAGCCGACAAAGCGCCCGATTTAGTAGACAAACTGAAAAGCTACGCTAAAGATGCCCTCGAACAAATAACGGATAAAGCCAAAGAAGCTAAGGCAAGCTTCTAA